GGAACGAACATCGTTTACGTGACGTGATTGCCCTTCGCGAATGAGCACGGACCATGATTCGATGTCAAAGGGACGAAGTTCGACTGTTTGCTGAGCACGTACGAGACGCTCATGACCCCATTCCTGtgagaaaaatcaagaaattaaggaaattttttttggaaaaggcaaaaaacttacaatatCGAACTTGATTTGGTCCTTCAATGATACAGCGCAGCTCGCCATTCCTTGCcggtgttttgtttttgtgtcttaaattaatttttttcgaattttataaattttctcgaCTCTTAAGTCATCAATGAtcaatttttctgtatttaatTCGAGTTTTTatgcagaaaatatttaaaaatagcaaaaaatttcgaaaaattgaggAAACGATGCTGGTTTCGTCGATTTTTGGTTGGTTTGTTGTCGTTTGAGTGACAGTCGCTCATAGATTTTTGTCGCCAATCGAGTGTCGCTGATAGAAAAGAGCggattttcaatgtttttgttgaaattctcacaaaaattttttttaaaaatatttttttaggtaaatgtCTCctgattttgtgtgaaaaatgtttaaagagtCCTTATATACGTTACTGAAGAAAGAAATGCTCGCTGATGAGAAGCAATGTGTTCCAATAAGATGTAAATCTCTTGATGAATTGCTGtcgggtaagaatttttttcgtaaaaatttaattttttaatgatttttaatcatttttaggtGTAAAAGACTCTCCCGGCGTTCAACGAGGCATTATTACTGAGCTTTGCGGGCCTCCAGGTTCAGGAAAAACGCAAATTTGGTACAAAATtcttcctaaaaattaattttatgaatttttttgacgttttttgttgaattttagcATGCAATTATGCTACAGCGCCATTCTCGAGGGCAAAAAAGCAGTTTTTATCGACACAAATGGCGGTTTCGACATCGATCGTTTCCTACAAATCCTTGAACTGCGTTCCAACTTTGATATTTCTCACACCGAATGTACTCCAGATGATAATAGAActgaaaatttccttaaaaagttGTTCATTTTCGATCCAACGACCATTGAAGAGCTCGTTGACATCGtacaaaatcaattaaagcAACTTATTTCAGAAAATCCATCGATAACTGTCATCGCAATTGactctttttcatttttggtgAAGGCTGTGCAAGAAAAAcccaaagaaaaattgagacaAGTTCGAGTAATGCATGAAATGGTCTCAAATTTGCTCCGAATCGCACACGAAAATAATATTGCGGTAATTTTAACGAACGAATTCACCACGAGATTTGATACTTTTGGGCAAGCTTACTTCATTCCTTCATTGGGACCCAATTTTCATCATCGCATAACCCAAAGATTGTCCCTCACATCGAACGATCAcgaatttttagcaaatttggaaaaatctaAATACAAACAGAACCAAATTGTTAAGTTTCAGGTGAGTTttctgctaaaaaaaataatttttattgaaatttcctttttagaTTACGAAGAGAGGCGTTGAAGATCTCTAATTTGTGAAGAAATTCGGTTGATATCCCGCCAATTGAACCATCAAGTCCCAATAGTAACCCTCGAGGATGtgctaaaatgaaaattttcataaaaaaattgaagaaattgaattaaaaaatacttactttaAGCCAAACatcgatatttttgttgtatttttggtAGAAAGCTTCTTTGATGTTGCCGAGATCGATTTCGCTGCGACCTACAATGATACGATGAAGGATATCGTGTTTCACGCCAACACTTGGAATGGCTTTAGCGAGAGTTTCGGCGAAATATTCTGAACGGTTGCGGGCgcattttactgaaaatataaaaaaaaattattaaaagttgattttttgatgaaattttaaaaataattcgaaaaaatttttttaaattattttgagactttttcgtttaaaattttaaatttaaaatttttttttttatttttacgattttttttctttgaatttattatgaagtcaattaaattttttattaaaaataaatattttttcttaaattttaaaaattaaaaaaaaattgttattaaaaaaatttaaacaagaaaatatttgtttttaatttattttttttaataatttattttttctttttttaaatattcatcaaatcatttaaattttttaattcaaaaatataaaaataattgttgaaaaatttaatttttcgaattttttaaaatttaatttatttatttatttttttttatattttttagttttaattttttttaaattaaaatttatcataaaattttttaaatttaatttgaaatggatgaaaatttatcaaaagggctctaatttatcatttttaatcattttataactcaaaactgccaaaaaattgaaactgaaaaaaattttttctttgacacagttttgttttgaaaactaaatcaagagcaaaaaaactgtgtgtcaaaaactgtgtcaaagcaatttttgtcaaatcttgctccaaatggataaaaatttgtcagagggctctaatttatcatttttaatcattttataacttaaaactgccaaaaaattgaaactgaaaaaattttttttctttgacatagttttgttttgaaaactaaatcaagagcaaaaaaactgtgtcaaaaactgtgtcaaagcaatttttgtcaaatcttgctccaaatggataaaaatttgtcagagggctctaatttatcatttttaatcattttataacttaaaactgccaaaaaattgaaactgaaaaaaaaatttttctttgacatagttttgttttaaaaactaaatcaagagcaaaaaaactgtgtcaaaaactgtgtcaaaaactgtgtcaaagcaatttttgtcaaatcttgctccaaatgattaaaaatttgtcagagggctctaatttatcatttttaatcattttttaactcaaaactgctaaaaaattgaaactgaaaaaaaaaaattttctttgacacagttttgttttgaaaactaaatcaagagcaaaaaaactgtgtcaaaaactcaaagcttttttgtcaaatcttgctccaaatggataatttGTAAagggcattttttttataatttttaaaattaatttttttattaaatcttttattttttttttattaaaaaaaataattgttaaaaaattaaatattttaagtttctaAGAAgttagtttatattttttgtgttctttttgtttcaaaattatttaaaaaaaaaaaaaatgatatttcgtcaaaaaatttttttaaaaaaatttaaaattttcaaacaaaatttcataacttACCAATAGCCAACAACGTTTTCTTGgcatcttttttaaattcacgcTCAATTGCATCTTCAATTTTGTGTCCTGCTTGTTTCTCGTATTCATCGAACATCGCGCGAAGCTCCGTGAACGATCTTTTACAGAAAACATCACGAATTGTGTCCTTTTGACGATCCCATTTGCCAACTTCGAGATTTTTCAATGCTTCAGCTGTATTTCTCGGCACTTGAAACGGGAACGGAGCTGTATCTTCTTGTCTTCCTTCGAGCAAAGTAACCAACAACTCTTGGAAAAAGCCACTCGTATCATCGCGAACATCCTTTTCCAAACGTTTTTCGTACATTTGTTGGTAAGCACTTGCCACACGACGCAATTCTTGTCCCTCCAAACCGACACACATTTCAATCAAAGCTTCTTCGTTCGTGCCAAAGCCTCGTGTTGCCTCCCGAAATTCCCGAGCATACATTTTCTCTGTGGGCCAGAACAAATATTGGATGACATCTTGCAATTTTCCGTCATATTCGCGCATAATTTCTTGCACCAAATCTTTGCCGTAAAGAGATTTGTAAGTAGCTGCGAGTTCGAAACGTTGATCGCGCGTATGCCCTGCgagaattttcataattgtCTCGGAATCTCGTCCGACGCCTTGCAATGCGGTTTTAAGCAAGGCACAAGTGTTTGTGGGGTTAAAAGGTCTTTCCGGAATCACAGTTGGAATGTTGCGTTGACTCCCGAAACCCGGAGGAAGTGATGGCGAATTCATCAATGGAAGCGTTGCTTGCCCGATATTTGATCCATCTTTCACTTgactaaaggaaaaaaaaattgtaagt
The sequence above is drawn from the Culicoides brevitarsis isolate CSIRO-B50_1 chromosome 1, AGI_CSIRO_Cbre_v1, whole genome shotgun sequence genome and encodes:
- the LOC134837000 gene encoding DNA repair protein RAD51 homolog 3-like isoform X2, which gives rise to MFKESLYTLLKKEMLADEKQCVPIRCKSLDELLSGVKDSPGVQRGIITELCGPPGSGKTQICMQLCYSAILEGKKAVFIDTNGGFDIDRFLQILELRSNFDISHTECTPDDNRTENFLKKLFIFDPTTIEELVDIVQNQLKQLISENPSITVIAIDSFSFLVKAVQEKPKEKLRQVRVMHEMVSNLLRIAHENNIAVILTNEFTTRFDTFGQAYFIPSLGPNFHHRITQRLSLTSNDHEFLANLEKSKYKQNQIVKFQITKRGVEDL
- the LOC134837000 gene encoding DNA repair protein RAD51 homolog 3-like isoform X1, producing the protein MFKESLYTLLKKEMLADEKQCVPIRCKSLDELLSGVKDSPGVQRGIITELCGPPGSGKTQICMQLCYSAILEGKKAVFIDTNGGFDIDRFLQILELRSNFDISHTECTPDDNRTENFLKKLFIFDPTTIEELVDIVQNQLKQLISENPSITVIAIDSFSFLVKAVQEKPKEKLRQVRVMHEMVSNLLRIAHENNIAVILTNEFTTRFDTFGQAYFIPSLGPNFHHRITQRLSLTSNDHEFLANLEKSKYKQNQIVKFQVSFLLKKIIFIEISFLDYEERR
- the LOC134836999 gene encoding annexin B9-like codes for the protein MSFLTLCSISLLFVLVQCQVKDGSNIGQATLPLMNSPSLPPGFGSQRNIPTVIPERPFNPTNTCALLKTALQGVGRDSETIMKILAGHTRDQRFELAATYKSLYGKDLVQEIMREYDGKLQDVIQYLFWPTEKMYAREFREATRGFGTNEEALIEMCVGLEGQELRRVASAYQQMYEKRLEKDVRDDTSGFFQELLVTLLEGRQEDTAPFPFQVPRNTAEALKNLEVGKWDRQKDTIRDVFCKRSFTELRAMFDEYEKQAGHKIEDAIEREFKKDAKKTLLAIVKCARNRSEYFAETLAKAIPSVGVKHDILHRIIVGRSEIDLGNIKEAFYQKYNKNIDVWLKHILEGYYWDLMVQLAGYQPNFFTN